The DNA region CCTTGTATGCGCCATTATACTgggcaacctcctcgcccaggATGAAGACCTTGTCGTTCTGctcgagctcctcggcaAGCGCCTCGTTCAGGGCATCGCGGACTGTGTACTCCTTGACGCCGGAGGCGTCGGCATATGTCCGTCTTTGTACGCCGGGGATGACGGCGGCCCTGGAGAGGAATGGCGATGCGGTGGCCGGACGGAGGGCGGAGGTCCTCGCCGTGGCAGCAAGGCGAGCCGCTGGTCGGAGATAACGCGACATGACTTATTTTTtgatggggaaaaaaagggaatCCACAGGGGCACTAAGTCgcaggaggggagggcgggcTTTGAGTGCTGAGCTCGCTCGATGTCGAAGGGCCCGCTcggaagaggttgaggcaCAAACGAGTGCAAGATCCGCGAGgtccggaggaggagggaaaagTGGTGATGCAAGAGGTGAAGTGAAGGTCAGCGCCAGAGGGAATTTTTTTGTCCTTTCACCTAATCGATGGAAGCTTGGGACAGCTCAGTCGGACTCTGGAGCGTTGAACCCCAACGACAAATTACGCGCTAGCTCAGGATCGGCTTAGTGAGCTGAATCCCTGTCCCTGTTCTGGTCCGCGCTCGGGAGCTTGGCCGGCCAAACCCACGCCAAACCTTCCACTTGACAGCTCCCAGGGGTCCACAGAAGCTGATGCCCAGTGGGGTGTTCAAACACTTGTCATGATGAGATTGATAACTCCGAAAGCACATATAAATTGGAAATACTGACATGTTGGTATTTGCATTGACGCGGAGCAGTTCGTAACGTTGGGAACGACCCCGGAGTCCTCCCTCCCGGGCATCCGGTGTGCATTCACGCCCGCCGCGatatcctttttttttccggGGCTTACCTGAGTGTTACAGCGACCGGCCAAGCAGCGTGGGATTGGGTAACCAGATCTGAAATGCAGTGGCCGCAGGACCCGCAACGGAGAGCTTCGATGCAAAGTTCGACCGAGAAAATGCTGACAAGTCAAAAAATACAAGATGCAAAAGACGAAGGTGGCTTGGGTTCAAACGAATCAAATGGTATTATATATACAACGAATGCCGAGCCAAGCCGGGTGCTGTCAGAACCCTGGATGACAACCTCCCATACTCGGTGACTATTATAAGCAATTACAGATTTTCTATATCTCCAATCCAGAGGGCCGTTTCCCATCCTTTTCATCCGCTTCATTACGCGGCCCTAGGTCATCCAGTCGTGTGTCGAGATCTTTATGCGAGGGTATCTTTTTAGTTGAGAGGCTTCTGGCCGATCATGAGGTACATTGGGGTGAAGAGGTCCTTCTTGGCACCGGCGACGAGACCATCGGCACCCTTGGCGAGGGCATCGGCCGTCTTCTTGGTACCCTTGGGCGCAAGACCGACCATCTCCAAGAAGCCGGTGAAGACGTGCACGGCACGGCGACCGGCCTTGGTCATGCGGAGGACGGTGAAGAGATCAAAGTACGACTGCATGTACTTGGTCTCACCAGCAATACCCCAGTACCATGGGATAGGGTCGTCACGCTTGGCAAGATCctcgtggtggaggaggttgaagccAGCATCCTTCATGGCCTGGATGCCCTCGGAGATGGTGACCATGTTGGAGATaccgtcaccctcctcgatgGCGAGACGGATATCCCTGTGctcgaggttgttgttgtcgtacTTGTCGGTCATCAACCACTCGTACACACCGAACTTGCCGCCGGGCTTGAGCACTCTGTAGATTTCGCTATAGACGCCAACAAGCTTGGGGGCGTGGACGGTGGCCTCGATAGCGTAAACGGCATCGAAGGAGTTGTCAGGGAAAGACATTTGCTGATACGAGTTAGCACCGTTGCCAGGTAAACGCGACTCCGGAGCCTTGACGTACCATGAAATCACCCTTGACATATTTGAGCTGGCCAGAGAGCCCCTCCTTGACGGCGTACCGGGTGGCGCGCTCAATCTGGTagtcgttgttgttgagaccGGTAATGTGGCAGTCGGTAAACTTGGCGATCTCTCTGGCGGGACCGCCAATACCGCAACCAACATCCAGAACCTTGTCACCGGCCTGGATGCCGATCTTCATGGCGAGGTAGTGCTCGTGACGAGCAATGGCCTGGTAGAAGCTCTCGCCGAGAGAGTAGCGGCAGAAGTGGAAGGACTGGCCCCAGCCATACTCATACAAATCGGTGGCCAGGTTGTAGTAGTgtctcgtcaaagtcgcGTACTCCTTGGTGCGGGCCTGGATAGGGGTATGGTCAGTACGCGTCTGGAGCGCAAGGTGAACAGCTGATGGGACCCACCTCTCTGTCGGCGTCGGTCTCGTTCTCAGCGGTCTTGTTGTCGAAGTGCTTGAAGTACTCGTCAACGGCGACCTTATTGGCCTCGGTGTCCTTGGAAAGCATGGCAGCGAAACCACCCTTGGCCTCGGTGGACTTGCCGTGCATGGCCTTCATGAACTCGGCATCGCGCTTGTGGTCCTCCTTCTCGAGGGCGATTTGGTTGGCGGAAACCATGTTGAATGTTGAATTAGAAGGGAGTGAATAGAATAATTAAACCGAGTACTGTTGGAAGAAGCAGacagggagaaggaagatgCGCAGAGACAGGGACAACGGGATGATGTAGCGGTGGGCAGGCCTCTAATTTATGTAGGGAAAAAGTTTCACGGCCCCTTATTGAAAAGAGCACATGGGGTCGACAGGCCAGCAATCTCCCGGCGCGCTGGAGGGGCGGTAGCTGCCACTGAAGCCCCACAGCAAGATCCATCGGATCCAGGAACAAGCAGCGGGAGAACTCGAAAACGCCATATCATTGGTCAATGGATGCACTAATGCCGAATACGGCAACCATTTGGAAGTTGTTCTGCTGTGAGCCAAGCACAACAACCCTCTGATCAATTGCATGTGCTCACGCAACTCGACCCCCTTATTCGCACCCGTACTCGGGTGTAAAGGCATACAACAGCGACTACGATAATTCTGTGGAGTTTGGAACCTCTGGTGGACATATTGACATATCAGACTAGCAATGCGTGGCCAGCGAATACGCATTGGTGTCTTGACTGACAGCTATGCTATGCGGTATGCAGCTGGAGGCGGTATGGCTCTCGCCTAGCAACGGTTGCTGTCAGTTGGTAAAGGTATCACAAGAAGCGGTAAAGCATTGACGTGCTTCCTAGAACATCTTCTTCGCTTCGACAGGCTTCGAACTTCTACAAGGGAGTGAGAAGAGAAATCCAGAGCATGTTATCTTGTTTATCGAGATACTTTGTTGATACTGAACATTGAAGTGCGAAATGTGCATCATGCGATGTCGAGGTTCGCGAGTTTTGCGAATACGAATACGCTGCCAATAAACTGTTAGAAAGCTTTGATCACGGCCCTCAGCCACAGCTTGTCGCAATGTGTGGCCACCGATAAGACTTTTATCGGCATTCTCAGAACCCCTGCCAAATTTCCAGCCACAACCCGACATCACGTCTATTCATCAGCCTTGTCATCGCTTGCGTTTTTGCTGCAACATCACATCACCCCACGTCGCGCAGATTTATCATTGACCTCGTTTCACTCTCCAACCTTTGCCATCGCGATACCCGATACCCGATACTCATTGCGAAATACAGTGAAAATACATTACTCGACACGTGCGACAGCGGCAAGAGACCGATCAAGATGCCACCACAAATCAAACAAGACCTGAACCGTTCTGGTTGGGAGTCCACCGACTTCCCCTCCGTGTGCGAAAACTGCCTGCCTACAAATCCCTACGTAAAGATGCTCAAAGAAGACTACGGCGCCGAATGCAAACTCTGTACGAGACCGTTCACCGTCTTCAGCTGGTCCGGCGAGGGCCGCGCCCACGGTCGCAAGAAGCGCACCAACATCTGCCTGACGTGCGCCCGCCTCAAAAACGCTTGCCAATGCTGCATCATGGACTTACAGTTTGGCCTACCTATCGTCATCAGAGATAAGGCACTCGAGCTCATCGCGCCGGGGCCCCAGAGCGAGATCAACAGGGAATATTTTGCGCAAAACAACGAGCAGGCCATCCAGGAAGGGAGAGCAGGGGTCGAGGCATACGAGAAGACTGATGAGAAAGCGAGAgagctgctgaggaggctAGCACAGAGCAAGCCCTACTTcaggaaagggaaagagtTGGATTCGGAGGGCAACGCAGTGTCCGGGGGGCCTtcggggagcgggagcgCGACGGGTGGAAATCCGGCCGTTGGAGCCGGGCTTGGCGGTGCTGGACCGATCCGAACACGAGATTCAAGAGCGGCAGCTGCCGTGGGAGCGAGACCAGgaggtgggaagaggggacCAATCCCTGCGAATGCCCCTCCACCTGGGCCCAGGGACTGGATGCCGCCTTCGGATCCGACCATCATGTCGCTCTTCGTCACCGGGATTGAGGACGACCTTCCCGAATACAAGATTCGGGACTTTTTTAAGTCCTTCGGAAAGATCAAATCCCTGGTGGTGTCGCATATGACCCACTGCGCTTTTGTCAACTACGAGTCTCGCGAAGGAGCCGAGCAAGCAGCGGCTGAGTGTAAGGGGCGCGCGGTGATTGCCGGCTGTCCTCTTCGAATCCGATGGAGCGTCCCGAAGGCTATTGGAAATATGAACAGGGAGGAGCGTGGACAGATGCTGCGCGATGGGCGATCTGCCTTCCCTGAGGCCAAGAGGAAGGCCAACCCAAAAGCTATTGAAGGAGGAAGTGGTCAAGAGCAGGGTTCCTCTGCTCATGGTCAAGAACAGGGTGGACTGCTTGTTGCGCCACCTCCAGGACAGGATGATGTTCAATATGCTAGTCTCGCTGGTAACTAGGGAGGAAAAGTCTTTTGTGTTTCTGATTTCGGCAAGGCGTTTGGGAGGCTATCATTGCCACGGGATAGTTTAGGGTACGGGAGATACACCACTGCATCTGCATCATGTCATGTTATGCTATTGTTacattgttgtacactgaGGGGTATCATAGACGGCTATTCCATACAAGGCGAAACAAAATCGCCAATACACCGACATCTTTGCGCATTTGTTCCTGTCCacacatcaacctccactATATCTCAGAGCAGCACTTGACCCCAACCCTTGGGTTCTTGTTTGCAAACTTGATAGACTCGTTGTCGCCTCTTTCAGTGTGTTCGTGAATCCGGAGCTCTATGTGGTGTGGTTAGCGCCACTCTTTTACTTGAGGGTTGTCGCAAGGGCATTTACTGTATGTGTTATCCTCCTGCTTGATACCCTGTACAACGTTGGCCTTCAAGAAAGCGGCAACCTCGTCGGCATGCTTCAAAGCGGGTTCGATCGAGGGGTccgagggagggagggtggcCTTGTCCCGGAAGGCATTACGAATCGACTCGCGGGCACCGGTAAGCATTCGAGTATCGCCTGACAAATAGACTTGTTAGCTAGGCGCACATGTACAAAAAACCCATGGACATGACATACCTTCAAAGGCAATCCTCGCGGCGCGCAGGAGGTTTCTGTAGGACTGGATGGCGGCCATTGTGATATAGAACAGTTGCTGCTCAACTCGGACAAGAGGAACAGTTCGAAAAGATCAAGAACTGCTTCAACATTGCCTGCCCATTGGAAACACCCGAATGGCCTGGAACAACGAggctgatggggatgtggacCTGCATTTCCAGTGCATATGATTGGCCACACAGAACTTAAGGTGGGTCTTCAAAGTGAACGGCCCAAAAATAATCCAGAAGttcaccaaaaaaaaaagtgcccctccaccccaagtCAACTTTGGATCTCTCCAACAGCCTGTCGCTTTTGCAGAACCAAACACCGCAAAAATGGCCACTCCCATCGTTGTACCAACccctctcctcgccctccctgAGGGCTGGGCTGCCGAGAAGGACATCAAGACCGTTGGCAAGCTCAGCGGTGCCACCCAGCGCACCCTCGAGCCCGTCGGTCCCTACTTCCTAGCCCATGCCCGCCGTGCCCGCCACAAGCGCACCTTCTCCGAGGATGACCGCATCCAGGCTCAAGAAAGGGCTAAGAAGGTCGAGAACGATGAGGATAGCGAGATCAGCGAGCCCGAGGATCCTATGATGCTCGCCCGTGATGCCAAGGACTGGAAGGTTGGTGGTTCACTTGTCTGTGGTCAAAATAGAATGGCACTAACCCGATTTTTCTCCAACATAGCAACAAGACCACTACAAGGTTCTCGGTCTCTCCAAGTACCGCTGGAAGGCTACCGAGGAGCAGATCAAGCGTGCCCACCGCAAGAAGGTCCTCAAGCACCACCCCGATaagaaggccgccgccggtcgcaccgacgacgacaacttCTTCAAGTGCATCCAGAAGGCCACCGAGGTTCTCCTCGACCCCACCAAGCGCCGCCAGTTCGACTCcgtcgacgaggaggccgatgTCGAGCCCCCCACCAAGAAGCAGCTGCAGAAGGGCAACTTCTACAAGCTCTGGGGCAACGTCTTCAAGTCTGAGGCCCGCTTCAGCAAGATCCACCCCGTTCCCATGCTTGGTGACGACAAGTCCACCAGGGAAGAGGTCGAGAACTTCTACAACTTCTGGTACAGCTTCGACTCCTGGAGGTCGTTCGAGTATCTCGACGAGGATGTTCCCGATGACAACGAAAACCGTGACCAAAAGCGCCACACCGAGCGCAAGAATGCCAATGcccgcaagaagaagaaggctgaggaCAACGCCCGTCTCCGCAAGCTTCTCGACGACTGCTCTGCTGGTGACGAGCGCATCAAGCGTTTCCGCCAGGAGGCTAATGCcgccaagaacaagaagcgTCTCGAGAGggaggctgctgagaagaaggctgctgaggatgctaaggctgccaaggaggctgctgagaaggcggctaaggaggccgaggagaaagcCAAGGCTGACCGtgaggccaacaagaaggccaaggaagcGGCCAAGAACGccgtcaagaagaacaagcgCGTTCTCCGTGGCTCAGTCAAGGACGCCAACTACTTTGCCGAGGGTGATGCTTCTCCTGCCACTATCGATGCCGTCCTCGGTGACGTCGAGCTCATCCAGGGCAAGATTGAGCCTGAGGAAATTGCCGCTCTTGCTAGCAAGCTCAACGGCCTGAAGGTTGCTGATGAGATAAAGAGTGTCTggaaggccgaggccgagaggCTCATTGGTGCTGGCAAGATCAAGGATGGCGAGATCAAGGCTTTCACTGCCTAGATGTGGTGTTTATAAGCGTTCGCGCATGAGCATATGGAGGTGGGGATGATACCATGATGACTGATGGACAGACAAATAGATGGCTTGGCCAATAGAGCGAAGACAGTACCTAATATTTGACTACCATACTTGTGCTACAAAAGAAAATGATGGACATGGAATTTGATCTAACAGGACCTGTATTTCCTTCCATTCGTGGCCTGGCGTCCTGCCCTTTCGACAAGAACCAAAAATCGCAAGACCAGACGACCCCTGAAAGCCTCCGCCACTTCGAGCCCGGGCAACCTCACTGCTACCActgctgctactgctgccACCACTAGTCCCGACATTTTCTTCCGCTTGTTgtcttctctccccctccagctcggccTGTTTCCTGAAGCACTCCATCCGCTCCTCTTCGTTCGTTTTCGACTCTTGCGCCGACTTTTCTTTATAACCCTGCTCGGCACGATGCGACCTGTACAAGCACTGCTTCCAATTGTCTTTTTGTCTCTCTTGAAGGGTCGCTAGGAAGAGGGCGTATGGCATCATCCGCTCTCCGTTCGTCTTGTCCTGTTCCGTTGGTGTGCTGTTGAACTTTTGTCTGAGTCTACCCACGAGTGTGGTCCGGCCAAGGGGGGTGACGGGAACGACGGGGATTCTAAGAGTGGCGTGTATCATGAAGCTGGTCCGTTCGCAGAGGGACATTTGGGATAgggtggggtggttggtggggagggcggcgCAATGCGGTCTGGGCGGGGGGGTGCTGGTTCctgggttgtggaggggaggcTGGCGACGTCGTGGATCCAGGAGAGGAGGCAAGAGAGAGGGGCATGatggggcggggggaggTGCAGTACCAGAGGCCGTGAggctttttcttgtcttctTTGGGAAAATGCTGGAAAATGAAGGCGAGGCTTTAATCTTGGAGGGATTTGAAGTGTTGGGTGAAGTGGGAGAGCTGTTGTGTGGTTATATGTGGGAGTCTGGTGGTTTGAGATTGGAATAGGCGTTCGGCGTAGGTTTGTGAGGAAGTTGGAGATTGTTGATTCTACATCTGTGGGACTGTGGCCGTCATTGTCGTGGCCGCAGTAGTAGCAGGTCGAGGGGTTGCTTTTGGGCGCCAGATGTGaattgaggatggtgttCATGAAGGTACTGCGGATTTGGCTCAATTTCCCATTTGGTGTTCTTCTTGcctgggtgagggttgatgaATCATTCGAAGCAGGCG from Podospora pseudoanserina strain CBS 124.78 chromosome 1, whole genome shotgun sequence includes:
- the ERG6_1 gene encoding Delta(24)-sterol C-methyltransferase (COG:H; EggNog:ENOG503NTY3), with translation MVSANQIALEKEDHKRDAEFMKAMHGKSTEAKGGFAAMLSKDTEANKVAVDEYFKHFDNKTAENETDADREARTKEYATLTRHYYNLATDLYEYGWGQSFHFCRYSLGESFYQAIARHEHYLAMKIGIQAGDKVLDVGCGIGGPAREIAKFTDCHITGLNNNDYQIERATRYAVKEGLSGQLKYVKGDFMQMSFPDNSFDAVYAIEATVHAPKLVGVYSEIYRVLKPGGKFGVYEWLMTDKYDNNNLEHRDIRLAIEEGDGISNMVTISEGIQAMKDAGFNLLHHEDLAKRDDPIPWYWGIAGETKYMQSYFDLFTVLRMTKAGRRAVHVFTGFLEMVGLAPKGTKKTADALAKGADGLVAGAKKDLFTPMYLMIGQKPLN
- the SLT11 gene encoding Pre-mRNA-splicing factor slt11 (BUSCO:EOG09263BDA; EggNog:ENOG503NTXR; COG:A), which translates into the protein MPPQIKQDLNRSGWESTDFPSVCENCLPTNPYVKMLKEDYGAECKLCTRPFTVFSWSGEGRAHGRKKRTNICLTCARLKNACQCCIMDLQFGLPIVIRDKALELIAPGPQSEINREYFAQNNEQAIQEGRAGVEAYEKTDEKARELLRRLAQSKPYFRKGKELDSEGNAVSGGPSGSGSATGGNPAVGAGLGGAGPIRTRDSRAAAAVGARPGGGKRGPIPANAPPPGPRDWMPPSDPTIMSLFVTGIEDDLPEYKIRDFFKSFGKIKSLVVSHMTHCAFVNYESREGAEQAAAECKGRAVIAGCPLRIRWSVPKAIGNMNREERGQMLRDGRSAFPEAKRKANPKAIEGGSGQEQGSSAHGQEQGGLLVAPPPGQDDVQYASLAGN
- the MZM1 gene encoding Mitochondrial zinc maintenance protein 1, mitochondrial (EggNog:ENOG503P7DE; COG:C), coding for MAAIQSYRNLLRAARIAFEGDTRMLTGARESIRNAFRDKATLPPSDPSIEPALKHADEVAAFLKANVVQGIKQEDNTYKLRIHEHTERGDNESIKFANKNPRVGVKCCSEI
- the zuo1 gene encoding Zuotin (EggNog:ENOG503NVPA; COG:O; BUSCO:EOG092634M1), giving the protein MATPIVVPTPLLALPEGWAAEKDIKTVGKLSGATQRTLEPVGPYFLAHARRARHKRTFSEDDRIQAQERAKKVENDEDSEISEPEDPMMLARDAKDWKQQDHYKVLGLSKYRWKATEEQIKRAHRKKVLKHHPDKKAAAGRTDDDNFFKCIQKATEVLLDPTKRRQFDSVDEEADVEPPTKKQLQKGNFYKLWGNVFKSEARFSKIHPVPMLGDDKSTREEVENFYNFWYSFDSWRSFEYLDEDVPDDNENRDQKRHTERKNANARKKKKAEDNARLRKLLDDCSAGDERIKRFRQEANAAKNKKRLEREAAEKKAAEDAKAAKEAAEKAAKEAEEKAKADREANKKAKEAAKNAVKKNKRVLRGSVKDANYFAEGDASPATIDAVLGDVELIQGKIEPEEIAALASKLNGLKVADEIKSVWKAEAERLIGAGKIKDGEIKAFTA